From the Methanobacterium sp. CWC-01 genome, the window AGGACCCCGTACCCACCCATCACCAGGGCCGATGTCACCAGGAGGGGTGAGGCCAGGAGGATGGCCGCCACACTGCACAGGCTGGTGGTGCTGGTTTTCCTGTCCCTCAGGGTGCGGAATCCGGTGTACAGGAGGATGGTGGCCAGGATGATCCCCAGAGCCGAGCTGTAATCCTGGATGAATCCCGAAAGTTGGTCTACCACACCACTGGCCAGGTAGGTTACTGGGAGTAATCCGCCTCCCAGGCCCAGGATCACTGCTGCGGCTTTTTTCCGGGACAGGCCGGTGAATCCCATCATCAGGCCGATTTGGACTCCCAATATCAGTAGCACCGGGAGCATCCACAGTAATTCCGTCATGTAATACACAATTTCAACCAGTCACTTTATAATACTTTCTATTTAATTTGTATTATTACTTCTGGGGTGAAAATAAAGGATTTTGTAATACCTTATAGAAATTTAATACTATTCATCCGGATTATTTTAAAACCGGTAATAACCAACAAAACTTTCCCAGCTCACACCTTCCGCACCAGAACCGAGCTTAGATTAACCTTCCCCGAGAAGAGGCACTGGTCCATGGCTTGGAAGCCGGAGACATCCTCCGGGCTTAACTGCGAGTTTAGAAGGCCCGCGTAGGCGCGGCAGACTATTTTGGCCTCGGCCGGGGCAGAGGCGTGCAGGTGGGTGAAGACCCGCTTTCTAGGCTGGGCCTGAGCATCCACTATGAAGCCCTCAAATTCAATCTCCGCCAGGAGGGTTTCATCCCCCGGGATGACATGGATATGGGAACTAAGATCCAACTTTTGCAGAACCTTCCGGGATATGGCCGCCAGTTCCGGGTCCTTCTCGATACTAACTCCCCGGATCCCAAAAAGCTGCTGGTAGAGTATCAACGACAGGGGCAGGGCACCTCCCCCTATATAGGCCAGGCGCTCATAGGGGGCGAATCCGGCCATTTCCTGCTCCCTGGTTATGAGACTGTGGTAGTCTTTGTAGAAGTAATAGTTTCGTAACCAGGGCCAGGGTTTGCTGGCAGCAAGGATCTTCTGGGCCTGCTCCATTTCCATCTTAACTGTTAATTGACGGTGAAAATCACGGATAACCGGTGATGCGCCGGGGCTCTTCTTAGAAACAGCTGGTTCAGCATCCATCTTTTCATCCCGGGCTGTCTCTTCCAGGATCTGGAGAAATGGTAGAAGCTCTTCTAGGGGCGTATCTGTAATTTTTTCGGCGGAGTAGTCCTGCAGCGACTGGGCCAGTTCCAATATCTTTTCCAGGTGTAGTTTACTCATCTTATTCAGGGCCTCCTTTATCCATTGCATTGTATTCATCACCCAAGGGGGATAACCCACTAGGCAAAAATTTTATTTAAAGACCGAACCGGTCCCCCCTGTAGTACACGCCCACCGCACCTAGAACTGCAGCCACACCAAACAGGGCCGCCATGGGCCAGGAGGAATTGATATCTTCAGAATCTCCAGGATATATGTCCACTTCACCAGAATTCTCAGTTCCAGTATCAGCACTGGAGGATGTAGCGGTCTCAGTGGGAGCTGAAGCTGTCCCGGTAGATCCGCTACCCGTCGAGGTGGTAGTACTGGAGGTAGTGGTGTCCGAGGTGGAGGTGTCAGTGGTTCCCGTGTCTGGTTCAGTTGGTTCTGCTGGTTCGGATGGAACCTCTATAGGTTCACCATGCCCCGGATGGGCACTTACCCCACCGGCAGAGATTAGAACCGATACTAGGGCCAGTATTAGAATGATTATTTTTCTGTTCATGTTCTATACGCCTCAATTTTTATATCCTTAAAAAAAGAAAAAAGGGGGAAATTGTTTTATCTTCCCAGGAATCCGCTTTTGAAGAGGAATCCAAAGGCACCTAATGCTAGAACAGCCATTACTCCCACCGCAGCAGCGGTGCCCCAGGGTGAGTCACCAGAAGCGTCAGAGCCGGGTTGGGTTACCTCGTAGGCTTTTCCCGTTTCACCGGCTTCGCCTACGGTGATAGCAGCACTGACTGCTACTCCAGAATCACCTACTGATCCACTGGAGAGGCTACCGGATCCATCAGAAGATCCATTAGCAGATCCGTTGGATTCAGTTCCCTGGTTGCTTGAACCACCTGTCTGGGAACCTCCCTGGATTTTTAATAGGTCCTGCTGGGTACGTACTGGTAGGCCCTTAATGTATTCCAGGGCGTTAAGTGATCCATCTCCACCGGCTATGATCTTAGCCCACTCTTCCTCGGTTACCCAGGTATCTGCAGTTATGGAAATTACTGGTGCAGATTTCAGGTTGGGTGAGGAATAGTCACCCCAGTACAACTTTATGTATTCTTCATAAGAGTTGTAAGTCCCCTGGAAGGTGGGGTTTTTCCAGTTTATGATGGTTACTCTTCTGGTGTTGGTTTTGCTGTCGTAGACACTCAAGATTAGGATATCGCTGCCGGTGGTAGCACTGGTCATTCTCTGGCTGAAGTAGGTTCCTGCTCCGGGGGAAATCCCCAATAGATAGGAGTAGATGTCGTCTCGGCAGCTGATGGAATTACCGATTAAGGCGTAACTTTCGTCTTCTCCGAGGGGGAAGTTCTGGTAGATGTAGTTGGTAATCAGGTATCCTGGTGAGCTGCCTCCACAGACGTGGTTGTGCCATAACCAGGCCATCAGTGCATCATAGGGTGGATCGTAGAGTATCACCTGGTCTATGATACAGGCCGATTGATTTTTACTAGTTAATGCTCCGGTTTCTGGATCGTAGTAGATGGTTTTACTGGTCACGGTTCCGTTGGGATTTTCGTAGCTGAACTGGAAGTACAGGGGATTGTAGCGGGCATTGTGCACTGGTAGTAGAGTGGCTCTGGAGAGTCGGGATCCCAGGATTTCATATATTCCATCCATGGTCATGTCCATTACCTGTCCCTGGACCCGTACGTAACCAGCCGTGGTGAAGACGGTGAGGATAGGGTCATCCTTCTCCAGATTAACACCCTCGGCTGCAAACAGGGCAATGGCCAGGTTGGCGGCGTCTATTCCGATCTGTTTGATCTGGTCCGCGGTTAGGTTTCCAGATTCGTAGTTGGTGGCCACTCTCTGGCTGGCAACGTTAGGAAGTCCCAGGCCCAGTATGTAATCCATGTCCAGTCCCCGGGCATCGGTAACCACTACCTTGGATTCCACTCCTCCGGTGAGGTTGTTGTGCACCTCTGCGGTTATATTGTCGAATACGTACAGTATCTCCACTAAAGAGTCGGGGTCGTTTTCCAGTTTGTCTATTAACCAGGAGTTGAAGCGCAGCTCCCCGGCGATACCGGTATAGGCGGCTAGGCCGGTTTCCTTTTTGTACAACTGGAGCACGGCGTCTTCGTTGAACCTCATGATGATGAGGGTGCCCTGCTTACTGGTGTCACTCCAGCGGATGAAGCCCACCATGTTGTCCTCAGCGGTGGAGTATCCCACGTAGGAACGTTTCCCGGTGGTTAAATCCAGTGAATAGACGTAGGCATCGTCATCTGAGTTTCCGGGGACACCGATGGCCCGGTAGCTGGTGGCTTCCAGTTCTCCGGTATTGCCATACACCCCTGGTGGGTAGTATTTCAAAAGCAGACTTACCATGGCCTGTCCACTGATGGTTCCCAGACACACGTGCCCATGGTAGGCGGCCTGTCGGAGTATGTCGGTGGATAATCCTTCCTTCCAGGCATTGGCCAGACTCACATAGCCGAAGGCCTTATCACCAAAGGTGGGTTTGATGGTCTTATCCCACAGGGTCTGGTCGATGGCCGAGAAGGTGCCCTGATAAGCGGGGGTCAGTGAACCGTTCTTAAAGAACACTGACGTTAACACACTTCCTCGTCTGGTTATGAAGGCAAAATCCACCGGGTCGGTTCGTATGGATTGGAAGGTTAACAGGTTACCCTGCCCATAGCTGATCTCACCATGGGATCCATTCAATATCCCTTCTAAACAATCTTCGGTGGTGGTACCATTCCGGTAAGCCAATCCCGCCGTGGTGATGCACAGCACATCGTCGGCGGTGGCGAAGTTCAAGATTTGGTCTGCCTTCTTGGTGACTTCCCGGCCCAGCTGGTAGTTGCTGGTGGCCTTCATGTTAAAGGCTGCGTTTCCATAAAACTCTGGATCAGAGCCGGCCTGATTAACCGCCACGTTCTGAGACTGGGTGGTGTAGCCGGGGGCGCTGACGGTCACCTTAAAGAGCATACCGTTGGTAACGCCAGGATAGGTGAAGTTCAACTTGTAGAGGGTGTTGGAATATGCTACCTTATCAAAGTCCATACTGGCATTGTTAGAGTCTTTGATCTCAATGCCGGGATTAATAACATCATCCGGGTATTCGTAGTTAACCGTTACCCACAGGGTGGGATCCACAGCTGGTTCAGAAGCATTACCTTCACCTAGTACATCCACCTCTGTGGTAGATGAATCCGCGGCGGATACTGCTCCACAGAGCAGGACCGCCATCACCGCGACTAGAACTAGTATTATTCC encodes:
- a CDS encoding DUF2162 family putative transporter; this translates as MTELLWMLPVLLILGVQIGLMMGFTGLSRKKAAAVILGLGGGLLPVTYLASGVVDQLSGFIQDYSSALGIILATILLYTGFRTLRDRKTSTTSLCSVAAILLASPLLVTSALVMGGYGVLFLMVVLTTCYLGSSRLNQHPPVLLGNFTLVAGFYFLASALVIPNINTLSSQQMSPLVIPDFWMLVYALLTLVILLAAGFYLTRRYSPLLRVN
- a CDS encoding nicotianamine synthase family protein; protein product: MQWIKEALNKMSKLHLEKILELAQSLQDYSAEKITDTPLEELLPFLQILEETARDEKMDAEPAVSKKSPGASPVIRDFHRQLTVKMEMEQAQKILAASKPWPWLRNYYFYKDYHSLITREQEMAGFAPYERLAYIGGGALPLSLILYQQLFGIRGVSIEKDPELAAISRKVLQKLDLSSHIHVIPGDETLLAEIEFEGFIVDAQAQPRKRVFTHLHASAPAEAKIVCRAYAGLLNSQLSPEDVSGFQAMDQCLFSGKVNLSSVLVRKV
- a CDS encoding FmdE family protein → MKKQGIILVLVAVMAVLLCGAVSAADSSTTEVDVLGEGNASEPAVDPTLWVTVNYEYPDDVINPGIEIKDSNNASMDFDKVAYSNTLYKLNFTYPGVTNGMLFKVTVSAPGYTTQSQNVAVNQAGSDPEFYGNAAFNMKATSNYQLGREVTKKADQILNFATADDVLCITTAGLAYRNGTTTEDCLEGILNGSHGEISYGQGNLLTFQSIRTDPVDFAFITRRGSVLTSVFFKNGSLTPAYQGTFSAIDQTLWDKTIKPTFGDKAFGYVSLANAWKEGLSTDILRQAAYHGHVCLGTISGQAMVSLLLKYYPPGVYGNTGELEATSYRAIGVPGNSDDDAYVYSLDLTTGKRSYVGYSTAEDNMVGFIRWSDTSKQGTLIIMRFNEDAVLQLYKKETGLAAYTGIAGELRFNSWLIDKLENDPDSLVEILYVFDNITAEVHNNLTGGVESKVVVTDARGLDMDYILGLGLPNVASQRVATNYESGNLTADQIKQIGIDAANLAIALFAAEGVNLEKDDPILTVFTTAGYVRVQGQVMDMTMDGIYEILGSRLSRATLLPVHNARYNPLYFQFSYENPNGTVTSKTIYYDPETGALTSKNQSACIIDQVILYDPPYDALMAWLWHNHVCGGSSPGYLITNYIYQNFPLGEDESYALIGNSISCRDDIYSYLLGISPGAGTYFSQRMTSATTGSDILILSVYDSKTNTRRVTIINWKNPTFQGTYNSYEEYIKLYWGDYSSPNLKSAPVISITADTWVTEEEWAKIIAGGDGSLNALEYIKGLPVRTQQDLLKIQGGSQTGGSSNQGTESNGSANGSSDGSGSLSSGSVGDSGVAVSAAITVGEAGETGKAYEVTQPGSDASGDSPWGTAAAVGVMAVLALGAFGFLFKSGFLGR